The proteins below are encoded in one region of Bifidobacterium catenulatum DSM 16992 = JCM 1194 = LMG 11043:
- the fmt gene encoding methionyl-tRNA formyltransferase: MLKVLFAGTPDVAVPSLELLAEDTEHFEVVAVLTRPDAPTGRGRKLVPNPVKQAALELGLPVIESDPSEETFISELAATGAQAAAVVAYGKILKQDVLDALPMGWYNLHFSLLPQWRGAAPVQRSIWAGEKVTGATVFRIVRAMDAGPILAQSTVEIGVHETAGELLNRLAEDGSRLLAASLQAMADDQIIPVEQPAGAYEIAQKITVEDAHIRFDIPVFAVDRQIRACTPNPGAWCELHANAEAKPTTLHVLRAQSADISNPNTPASLEPGQIVAGKKNVWVGTSSDPLELLEVKAQGKKAMRAADWARGAHLDGAYCK, from the coding sequence ATGCTGAAAGTGCTGTTTGCCGGTACTCCGGATGTTGCTGTGCCGTCGTTGGAGCTGCTGGCTGAAGACACCGAGCATTTTGAAGTGGTCGCAGTACTCACTCGACCGGATGCGCCTACCGGTCGTGGACGCAAGTTGGTGCCGAATCCCGTGAAACAGGCCGCTCTTGAGCTTGGCCTGCCAGTGATCGAATCCGATCCGAGCGAGGAAACCTTCATTTCCGAACTGGCAGCCACCGGAGCTCAGGCTGCCGCAGTGGTGGCGTACGGCAAAATCCTGAAGCAAGATGTGCTCGACGCGTTGCCGATGGGCTGGTATAACCTGCATTTCTCGCTGCTGCCGCAGTGGCGCGGTGCGGCTCCTGTGCAGCGCTCCATTTGGGCCGGCGAAAAAGTGACTGGTGCCACGGTGTTCCGCATTGTGCGCGCCATGGATGCCGGTCCGATTCTGGCGCAATCCACCGTGGAAATCGGCGTGCACGAAACCGCCGGCGAGCTTCTGAACCGTCTTGCCGAAGATGGATCACGCCTGCTTGCTGCATCGTTGCAGGCCATGGCCGATGATCAGATCATTCCGGTTGAGCAGCCTGCCGGCGCATATGAGATAGCTCAGAAGATCACCGTTGAAGACGCACATATTCGTTTCGACATTCCCGTGTTCGCGGTGGACCGTCAGATTCGTGCCTGCACACCCAATCCGGGCGCATGGTGCGAACTGCATGCCAACGCTGAAGCCAAACCGACCACACTGCACGTGCTTCGAGCACAGAGCGCCGATATAAGCAATCCCAACACGCCTGCGTCGCTTGAGCCGGGGCAGATCGTAGCTGGAAAGAAGAACGTATGGGTGGGCACTTCTTCAGATCCACTGGAATTGCTTGAAGTCAAAGCCCAAGGCAAAAAGGCCATGCGTGCCGCCGACTGGGCGAGAGGGGCTCATCTCGACGGTGCCTACTGCAAATAG